In Pecten maximus chromosome 10, xPecMax1.1, whole genome shotgun sequence, one genomic interval encodes:
- the LOC117336792 gene encoding uncharacterized protein LOC117336792, with the protein MATNSDPWFSDILEEYSTKKYFIEYNGFMSNHMAHGIVALKDLGASQEKIGQFAIWCGQLLEQPDHPDHAGEDPNTVPVSEQELKELLGKRKSFYGIRNKYIKKLNDYGSLEEMIKAEFPKLSRGLGCVALHGLIQLGYGLHATHGSVVCEGLAYLHHSYHALVFDETKAENGISNFGKGGEDILDILREMRADSTLRQSMLDGALVIKKSGRFLGSGFSNRFAALTENCGDVLIKYGNRINIPLTKDSLTEAEFLTKLSDWLIDQAIVVYKLSERANDFFLLHGVTSAWSLRQIIPCLNPKDAMDAMRTFTCDLMAAYLTVDAPALTKISTTMAETVSDKTWKDIIDKLLALELDPHEEHLFKLVQVCYTQWTANKFSSNAGVYVDAAKECIDHKMAFCTYSEELKLD; encoded by the coding sequence ATGGCTACAAATTCAGATCCGTGGTTCTCAGACATCCTTGAGGAATATTCTACCAAGAAGTACTTCATAGAATACAATGGATTCATGTCCAATCACATGGCGCATGGAATTGTCGCTCTGAAAGACCTTGGAGCATCTCAGGAAAAGATTGGTCAGTTTGCTATTTGGTGTGGTCAGCTTTTGGAGCAACCCGACCATCCAGACCACGCTGGTGAGGACCCAAACACTGTTCCAGTTAGTGAACAAGAACTCAAAGAGCTTCTTGGAAAGCGAAAGTCTTTCTACGGGATCAGAAATAAGTACATTAAAAAGTTGAATGACTATGGATCCTTAGAAGAAATGATTAAAGCTGAGTTTCCAAAATTAAGCCGAGGTTTGGGCTGCGTGGCCTTACATGGTCTTATTCAACTTGGTTATGGCCTCCATGCTACACATGGAAGTGTGGTGTGTGAAGGGCTGGCATACCTACATCACTCTTATCATGCTCTCGTATTTGACGAGACGAAGGCTGAAAATGGCATCTCAAACTTTGGCAAAGGAGGCGAGGACATCCTGGATATTCTACGTGAAATGAGAGCCGATTCTACCCTTCGACAAAGCATGTTGGATGGTGCTCTTGTCATCAAAAAGAGTGGGAGGTTCTTAGGAAGTGGTTTTTCGAACAGATTCGCTGCCCTGACTGAGAATTGCGGAGATGTGTTAATAAAGTATGGTAACAGAATCAACATTCCGTTAACAAAAGACAGTTTAACGGAAGCAGAATTCCTCACAAAACTGTCAGATTGGTTGATTGATCAAGCTATTGTCGTGTACAAATTGTCCGAAAGAGCAAACGATTTCTTTCTCTTGCATGGTGTGACGTCAGCCTGGTCACTCCGACAGATAATCCCGTGTCTGAATCCCAAAGACGCCATGGACGCTATGAGAACGTTCACCTGTGATCTCATGGCAGCCTACTTGACTGTAGACGCCCCTGCACTGACAAAGATTTCAACCACAATGGCGGAAACCGTCAGTGACAAGACATGGAAGGATATAATCGACAAGCTTCTTGCATTGGAGCTGGATCCACATGAGGAACACTTATTTAAATTGGTTCAAGTATGTTATACCCAATGGACTGCCAACAAGTTTTCTTCCAATGCTGGAGTCTACGTAGATGCTGCCAAAGAGTGCATCGATCACAAAATGGCATTCTGTACATACAGCGAAGAGTTGAAATTAGACTAA